The Mesorhizobium sp. INR15 region TATTTGTTGCCGCTGTCGCAGACGAAGGTGACGACGCGCTTCGGCACGGTCTGCTCGCGGCAGTAGCGCAATGCCGCCGACAGCAGCGTGCCCGAGGACGAACCGGCGAGGATGCCTTCCCTGGAGAGGAGATCGCGCACCGCCAGCATGCTCTGCTTGTCGGGGATGGCGTAAGCCTTGCTGACCAGCGACAGGTCGGCATTGGGCGGCACGAAATCCTCGCCGATGCCTTCGACGGTCCAACTGCCGGCCTCTTCCATCTTGCCGGTCTTGATCAGCGGCGCCAGTACCGAACCGACGGGATCGGCCAGCACCATCTCGGTCTTCGGCGACACTTTGGCGAAGTAGCGGCCAAGCCCGGTCAGCGTGCCGCCCGAGCCGACGCCGACGACGATCGCGTCGACATCGCCGTCGAGCTGTTCGAAGATTTCCGGGCCGGTTGTGGTCTCATGCGCCAGCGGATTGGCCGGGTTGGCGAACTGGTTGGCATAGAAGGCGCCAGGCACTTCGGCGGCGATCTTTTCGGCCATGTCCTGATAATATTCCGGATGGCCCTTGCCGACATCCGAGCGGGTCATGCGCACCTCGGCGCCGAGCGCGCGCAGATGCTGGATCTTCTCGCGCGACATCTTGTCGGGCACCACGAGGATGATGCGATAACCCTTGGGAATGCCGACCTGGGCGAGGCCGAGACCGGTGTTGCCGGCGGTGGCCTCGACAATGGTGCCGCCGGGCCGCAGCTTGCCTTGCTTCTCGGCGGCGGCGATCATCGACAGGGCGATGCGGTCCTTGATCGAGCCGCCGGGATTCTGGCTTTCGAGCTTGATGAACAGCCGGCACTTGCCGGTGTCGAATTTGGTCAGCTCGACGATCGGCGTCTGGCCGATCAGGTCGAGAACCGATGCATAGGGCGGACGCAGGCGCGACAATGCGTTGTCCAGGGGGGAATTATCGGCCGCGGCCTTTGCGTGCTCGCTCATATCAGATGCTCCATGGTCAAGGCGAGCAACCGCCGGGGCTCGCGGTAGCCTAGCCTCTTTTCCAGCCCTTTGCAGTTGGAAAGAAGATAGATCGTACCAATCAACCGGCCAGATGGGGAATGAAATTCCAGCTGCGGGATGGACGCTGCCAGCGATGAAGGCAGGCGGGACAGCGCCCCCCTCTGGCCTGCCGGCCATCTCCCCCACAAGGAGGGAGATTGGCTGTCCCTACTGCTTTCGCCAATTGTCCACGTTGGAAGGCGGGCTGAGCGCTGGAGCATCCAATCTCCCCACCCGTGGCGGAGATGTCCGGCAGGACAGAGGGGCGCGCCATAGGGTGCCGACCTCGTTGCTCATCTCAGCGGCTGCAATTGGCTGCTTCAACGCACCATGTCGTTCGTTGCCGCCGTCGATTTGACCATGCTAGCCGAACACCGGGGCCGCGTGATCCACCCTTGATGCAAGGAACAGCCAATGAAGATTCTCGCCTATGACAACTTCAAGCCCGGCGTCACCATCGACGACCTGAAACCCTATCTCCGCGACGAAGTCTCCAATGTCTGGCGGCTGTGGAAGGCGGGGATCGTGCGCGAGAATTATGCCCGCGCCGATGTCGGCGGCGTGATCATCGTCTTCGAACTCGACAGCGTCGACGACGCCAGGCGCTACACCGACGACTTCCCGCTTTCGAAGGCCGGCTTGCTGGAGTGGCATTTCCTTGCCTTCGATCCCGCCCCTTTGCCGCTCGAATATCTCTTCGATCCAACGGTCGATCTCGCCAAGCCCTGGGACAGGACAGCCGCATGATCCGGTCGAGCGAAGGGATCGAGATTCCGGCCAACCTGGCGGAATGGTGCGATCCGCGCCGCATGGCGCTGGTGGTCTACGACATGCAGGTCGGCATCTGCCGCCAGATCGCCGGCGCGGCGGA contains the following coding sequences:
- a CDS encoding pyridoxal-phosphate dependent enzyme: MSEHAKAAADNSPLDNALSRLRPPYASVLDLIGQTPIVELTKFDTGKCRLFIKLESQNPGGSIKDRIALSMIAAAEKQGKLRPGGTIVEATAGNTGLGLAQVGIPKGYRIILVVPDKMSREKIQHLRALGAEVRMTRSDVGKGHPEYYQDMAEKIAAEVPGAFYANQFANPANPLAHETTTGPEIFEQLDGDVDAIVVGVGSGGTLTGLGRYFAKVSPKTEMVLADPVGSVLAPLIKTGKMEEAGSWTVEGIGEDFVPPNADLSLVSKAYAIPDKQSMLAVRDLLSREGILAGSSSGTLLSAALRYCREQTVPKRVVTFVCDSGNKYLSKVFDDIWLAEQGLADHEQHGDLRDLVTRSPRTGDIVYVGPDESLLNAYGRMRRSDVSQLPVLDNGKLVGIVDESDILAQVDGPYDGRWDRFNGPVRTAMTSNLHTLQASQTLDALLPVFDRNEVAIIFDGDEFVGLITRIDLINHLRRRAK